Below is a genomic region from Gillisia sp. Hel_I_86.
TGCTCTTATACTTGTAAAGCTATAGCTTACTTGTAAAATACAGGTATGGGCAATCCATAAAAAAAGTATGGATCGCCCCTACTTTTTTAACATTAAATATATGTCTGAATGCTATGTTATATAAACCCTTTTTCTTTAGCTTTTTGTAGTAATTCTTTATCATAAGGGCTTACAACATCAAAAACTTGTTTCATACGGCTTTTGCGTTTTTCTATTGCAGGAAGAGAAAGTAATAAAATTTCCGGAAGGTCTTTCATCATGGTACCAATAGAAAGCTCATGTAATAGCTTTCTATCAATAGCATCCAAAATCAAATCAGAAGAAACTTCGTTTCTCAGCAATTTGATAATCGTTTTACTATAATACGGTGGGTCCATAATTACTGTTTTAATCGCCCTAACCAATTCTTTGGGATTGATATCATTTTTAACTAAAAACCCATCAGGGTTAAGATTTTTAAAAAGGCTATGAACTCTATAATTATCATTGAA
It encodes:
- a CDS encoding response regulator, yielding MEKKLYTVLLIDDHPLITNSYKSAFHYIKKNNDTLSFNIDEANNCEDAYKKIMNFSSSNKNLDIVFLDISLPPSKDRSILSGEDLGLKINKLMPTTKIIVSTTFNDNYRVHSLFKNLNPDGFLVKNDINPKELVRAIKTVIMDPPYYSKTIIKLLRNEVSSDLILDAIDRKLLHELSIGTMMKDLPEILLLSLPAIEKRKSRMKQVFDVVSPYDKELLQKAKEKGFI